A part of Tolypothrix sp. PCC 7910 genomic DNA contains:
- a CDS encoding ParB/RepB/Spo0J family partition protein, with amino-acid sequence MVRRTKKSEALFAEATATAEAIHQQDLAAAAKAEQERSQKTKIPLAQINPREADTRPIRPEHVADLAESIAALGLIEPLVVDCKGVLLAGAHRLAAIQLLKEGNLEAYAQQFPDELVMVHMMAFDSLEEPERALQVELAENEKRVNYTRDQIERLAERLRALNYREIRGRPLQGEKALGPALAVAIGVSTRYVRKILKEQRQEEAGSENRNSVPIFQKLKLLKRIEAATQDLLALLESEQPTRAEQSLSKAIPSFLKAVKDNINEAKGAVKNQK; translated from the coding sequence ATGGTTAGACGAACAAAAAAAAGTGAAGCTTTATTTGCAGAAGCCACCGCAACAGCTGAGGCAATTCATCAGCAGGATCTGGCAGCAGCAGCTAAAGCTGAACAGGAACGCTCCCAAAAAACTAAAATTCCTCTGGCGCAAATTAATCCTAGAGAGGCAGACACTAGGCCAATTCGACCTGAACACGTTGCTGATTTAGCAGAGTCTATTGCCGCATTGGGGCTGATTGAACCCCTTGTGGTTGATTGTAAGGGTGTATTGCTGGCTGGAGCGCATCGATTAGCAGCAATTCAGTTACTTAAGGAAGGTAATTTAGAAGCTTACGCCCAACAGTTTCCTGATGAGCTAGTAATGGTTCACATGATGGCATTTGATTCTCTTGAGGAACCTGAACGGGCGTTACAGGTAGAGCTGGCGGAAAATGAGAAACGGGTTAATTATACCCGTGACCAGATTGAAAGACTTGCTGAACGCTTACGAGCTTTGAATTACAGGGAGATTCGCGGTCGTCCGCTCCAAGGAGAGAAAGCATTAGGGCCTGCTTTAGCAGTGGCGATCGGTGTCTCTACTCGTTATGTACGCAAGATACTGAAAGAGCAGCGACAAGAAGAAGCTGGCTCAGAAAATAGGAACTCAGTTCCTATTTTTCAGAAGCTCAAGCTACTTAAGAGAATTGAGGCGGCTACACAAGATTTGCTAGCACTACTAGAATCAGAGCAACCTACCCGCGCAGAGCAGTCTTTATCTAAAGCTATTCCTTCTTTTCTCAAAGCTGTTAAGGATAACATTAATGAAGCCAAAGGTGCGGTTAAGAATCAGAAATGA
- a CDS encoding ParA family protein, with protein sequence MTDIRIAVAARKGGVGKTTIACGLASVLASQGRKVLVIDLDPQSNAAYVLGTNPTALGTAELLLGGSPEPLEADTFLHVFPGGPDLAGHNIQLLDPEDLADIIKPMAYDAFIFDCPPGVESLERLGLVAADVALVCTDAHPLAVMGAGRVLNELKLRQQKGRRGAKRWALALSRIDLRRSMDQALDQQLSNAYPSIKRLIVHQDSSLAWAAAERVPIMQYDANCKGAKDLKVIADWVLNG encoded by the coding sequence ATGACTGACATACGCATTGCAGTTGCAGCTCGTAAAGGTGGTGTAGGCAAAACAACTATTGCCTGTGGTCTTGCTTCTGTGCTTGCTAGTCAAGGACGAAAAGTTTTAGTTATCGACCTTGACCCGCAGTCAAATGCCGCCTATGTACTAGGCACAAATCCTACAGCACTAGGAACTGCTGAACTTCTTCTGGGTGGTTCACCTGAACCTCTAGAAGCAGATACTTTCCTTCACGTCTTCCCAGGCGGCCCCGATTTGGCAGGACATAATATACAGCTGCTAGATCCTGAAGATTTGGCAGATATCATCAAACCAATGGCTTATGATGCTTTTATTTTCGACTGTCCACCGGGTGTTGAATCTCTAGAGCGCCTGGGGTTGGTTGCTGCTGATGTCGCATTAGTTTGTACTGATGCTCACCCTCTGGCAGTAATGGGAGCCGGACGAGTCCTCAACGAATTGAAGCTACGACAACAAAAGGGAAGGAGAGGAGCAAAACGGTGGGCGTTGGCATTGAGCCGGATTGACCTGCGTCGGTCAATGGATCAGGCGCTTGACCAACAACTTTCTAATGCTTACCCATCTATTAAACGTTTAATTGTGCATCAAGACTCATCTTTGGCGTGGGCTGCTGCTGAACGGGTTCCCATTATGCAGTACGATGCCAACTGTAAGGGAGCAAAAGATTTAAAAGTAATTGCGGATTGGGTGTTAAATGGTTAG
- a CDS encoding N-acetylmuramoyl-L-alanine amidase has translation MKICIDPGHGGTDPGAIGKEPFILNEKDVTLSISLFLKKELEEKGHTVILTRDKDVTVSLADRARIANHNNADIFISIHCNSSDNNDAEGIETWIFPGSTVGRKLADPVQKSLVNNFSNHKNRGIREKSFQVLRETNMPAILVECEFISNPNKLKLLSNKDHQEKIAKAITSAI, from the coding sequence ATGAAGATATGTATTGATCCAGGTCACGGCGGAACAGATCCCGGCGCTATCGGTAAAGAGCCATTTATATTGAATGAGAAAGATGTTACTTTGTCTATTTCTTTATTTTTAAAAAAAGAACTTGAAGAAAAAGGACATACAGTAATTCTAACGAGAGATAAAGATGTGACCGTATCCTTAGCTGATAGAGCCAGAATTGCTAATCATAATAATGCAGATATTTTTATTAGTATCCACTGTAATTCATCCGATAACAATGATGCAGAGGGGATTGAAACTTGGATATTCCCTGGCTCAACTGTAGGCAGAAAACTTGCCGACCCTGTACAAAAGAGTTTAGTTAATAATTTCTCCAATCATAAAAATAGGGGGATTAGAGAAAAAAGTTTTCAGGTATTAAGAGAAACAAATATGCCAGCTATTTTAGTTGAGTGTGAGTTCATTAGTAATCCCAATAAACTAAAATTATTATCAAATAAAGACCATCAAGAAAAAATTGCCAAAGCTATTACATCTGCTATCTAA
- a CDS encoding site-specific integrase — protein sequence MKINRFGRAEILTPDQINVLFTEGFVNPRDRALFGVCLYAACRINEACTLAVLDVFGSNGVRGVLVLRSVNTKGKRDTREIQVHPKLRQYLEEYNPNRRKEFLFPGRHGLGHIHKVSADKILRDTCARLEIEGVSTHSFRRTALTRMSDAGIPLRHIQEISGHRTLAALERYLGVTEKQKQNAISALDF from the coding sequence ATGAAAATAAACAGATTCGGCAGGGCAGAAATTCTCACACCCGATCAAATTAATGTCCTATTTACCGAGGGCTTTGTCAACCCGCGCGATCGCGCTTTGTTTGGCGTGTGTCTTTACGCTGCTTGCCGGATTAACGAAGCTTGCACTTTGGCGGTTCTAGATGTGTTTGGCAGCAATGGTGTCAGGGGGGTGTTGGTGTTACGGAGTGTCAACACTAAGGGGAAGCGGGACACTAGGGAAATTCAAGTGCATCCGAAACTAAGGCAATATTTAGAAGAGTACAATCCTAACCGCCGCAAGGAGTTTTTGTTTCCGGGGCGGCATGGGTTGGGGCATATTCATAAGGTTAGTGCTGATAAAATTCTCAGAGATACCTGTGCGCGCCTGGAGATTGAGGGGGTTAGTACACACAGTTTCAGGAGGACGGCGTTAACCAGGATGAGCGATGCGGGGATACCGTTGCGCCATATTCAGGAGATATCGGGGCATCGGACTTTGGCGGCGTTGGAGCGTTATTTGGGCGTAACTGAGAAGCAGAAGCAAAATGCGATCTCTGCTTTGGATTTTTGA
- a CDS encoding Uma2 family endonuclease, whose translation MAALTLQLPSNLKLTDEEFELLVAVNKELRLELTAEGELVIMPPTGGETGNRNFDLLGQLWFWNSQKNLGKAFDSSTGFKLPNGATRSPDASWVKMERWDALTPEQRKKYLPLCPDFAVELVSETDDVEDTQAKMKEYLTSGLLLGWLINPKEKQVIIYRPNQTPEILQSPTSLSGEDVLPGFVLQLQPIFA comes from the coding sequence ATGGCTGCTTTAACTTTACAATTACCTTCTAATCTCAAATTGACGGATGAGGAATTTGAACTTCTTGTTGCTGTCAATAAAGAGTTACGTTTGGAATTAACTGCTGAAGGAGAATTGGTAATCATGCCACCCACTGGGGGAGAAACGGGGAACCGTAATTTTGATTTGTTAGGTCAACTGTGGTTTTGGAACAGTCAAAAAAATTTAGGAAAAGCTTTTGATTCATCCACTGGTTTTAAACTTCCCAATGGTGCAACTCGTTCTCCTGATGCTTCTTGGGTAAAGATGGAACGGTGGGATGCGCTCACACCAGAGCAAAGAAAAAAATATCTCCCCTTGTGTCCTGACTTTGCAGTGGAATTGGTTTCAGAAACGGATGATGTGGAAGACACTCAAGCCAAGATGAAGGAATACTTAACTTCGGGATTATTACTCGGTTGGTTAATTAATCCCAAAGAGAAACAAGTAATAATTTATCGTCCAAATCAAACACCGGAAATTTTACAATCTCCTACAAGTTTATCTGGTGAAGATGTTCTCCCTGGTTTTGTTTTACAATTACAGCCAATTTTTGCCTAA
- a CDS encoding CAP domain-containing protein, giving the protein MTETIDLLKRVWDLTNNERRQHQLPDLTFNWELAWAAMKHSANMANQDFFDHRDLENRVRSEGYQGSVGENIYAGGSTAEAVVNGWMDSPGHRDNILNPQYREIGVGYFFLENDPGSLNYRYYWTQIFGIPR; this is encoded by the coding sequence ATGACAGAAACAATTGACCTTCTCAAGAGAGTTTGGGATCTCACCAACAATGAGCGTCGGCAACACCAGTTACCAGACCTCACGTTCAACTGGGAACTTGCTTGGGCTGCAATGAAGCACAGTGCAAACATGGCAAACCAGGACTTTTTCGACCACCGTGATTTGGAGAATCGTGTCAGATCTGAAGGTTATCAGGGGTCGGTGGGAGAAAACATTTACGCGGGCGGATCTACAGCAGAGGCTGTCGTGAATGGCTGGATGGATAGCCCTGGTCATCGTGACAACATCCTAAATCCTCAATATCGAGAGATTGGGGTTGGCTACTTCTTTTTGGAAAACGATCCGGGAAGCCTCAACTATCGATATTACTGGACTCAGATATTTGGCATACCTCGCTAG